Proteins from a genomic interval of Sinobacterium caligoides:
- a CDS encoding c-type cytochrome: MLKDNFSVVHENSHLAAKVSHLLKPKALISPFLLASTLLISASSVADAAADYAVCASCHGSQGEGEVVPGAPGLSQLPAWYIERQLHNFRNDVRGAEDAHAATMQPMAKSIKDDATVTALAQYIEAFPAHTPPVKFNGDIKNGQDYYIQKCGACHGTDAVGNVALNAPALTGLGGDYVYRQLSNFRAKKRGLHSDDKYGKPMSIMASTLPSEQAVIDVVSYIESIGQQ, encoded by the coding sequence ATGTTGAAAGACAACTTCTCTGTAGTACACGAAAATAGCCACCTGGCCGCAAAGGTGTCTCATCTATTGAAGCCTAAGGCTTTAATATCGCCTTTTTTGTTAGCATCAACACTTCTTATTAGCGCTTCCTCGGTTGCCGATGCGGCGGCAGACTATGCTGTTTGTGCCAGTTGTCACGGAAGTCAAGGTGAGGGTGAGGTCGTGCCCGGCGCACCAGGCTTAAGTCAATTGCCTGCTTGGTACATTGAGCGTCAATTGCACAATTTTCGCAACGATGTCAGGGGGGCTGAAGACGCACATGCGGCAACGATGCAGCCGATGGCGAAGTCGATAAAAGATGATGCTACGGTGACGGCATTAGCTCAGTATATCGAAGCTTTTCCTGCACACACACCGCCGGTAAAATTTAACGGTGATATTAAAAACGGTCAAGATTACTATATTCAAAAATGCGGTGCCTGCCACGGTACTGATGCGGTGGGGAATGTCGCGCTCAATGCACCGGCGCTTACTGGTTTAGGCGGTGATTATGTCTATCGTCAGTTAAGTAACTTCCGTGCTAAGAAGCGTGGCCTGCACAGCGATGATAAGTATGGTAAGCCAATGTCGATAATGGCTTCAACGCTTCCTTCGGAGCAGGCAGTCATCGACGTTGTAAGTTATATTGAGTCCATTGGTCAGCAATAG
- a CDS encoding rhodanese-like domain-containing protein yields MAKLLAFIIGCCLVSQAAVAERIIIDVRTSEEYQAGHLDAAVNVPYDVIAKHIAELADDKNTEIVLYCRSGRRSGVALETLRGLGYVDVTNVGGYEGAKSWAREQE; encoded by the coding sequence ATGGCTAAATTGCTTGCTTTTATTATAGGTTGCTGCCTTGTGTCGCAGGCTGCTGTAGCCGAGCGAATCATCATTGATGTACGAACGTCGGAGGAGTATCAAGCTGGCCACCTTGACGCAGCTGTTAATGTTCCCTATGACGTCATTGCCAAGCATATTGCGGAATTAGCTGACGATAAGAACACTGAAATTGTTCTTTATTGCCGTAGTGGGCGTCGCTCCGGTGTTGCGCTTGAGACCCTGCGTGGCTTGGGTTATGTTGATGTTACTAATGTCGGTGGATATGAGGGGGCGAAGTCTTGGGCGCGTGAGCAAGAGTGA
- a CDS encoding cation:proton antiporter encodes MSEHDIALTVAAIGLTGFACQWAAWRMKLPAILLLLLAGLIAGPVTNLLEPNLLFGDLLFPLVSLCVAIILFEGSLTLEFSQLKEVGNVVKRLISFGAITTLSLTATACHFVLDFSWGLSLLFGSLTVVTGPTVIVPLLRTVRPNSKIANTLRWEGILIDPIGALCAVLVFEFLASGAHNGEFSHVLVTFATMLAVGLSSGIAAGILLARMLRNHWLPEYLHNIATLSILLTVFVVSNQFADESGLLAVTVFGIWLANAKEVNVQQILHFKENLTVLLISGLFILLAARIEWADLITLGWPMLALLAIIQFVVRPIAISVSTFGSQFNWRERALLAWIAPRGIVAAAISALFALKLAEQGIDHANLLVPATFAVIIGTVVLQSLTAAPIARLLGVAEPSPSGFLIIGANSLARKIGGALQDAGFRVVLTDSIWENISAARLLGLKTYFGNPASSHADEYLDLTGIGHMLALTPQRHQNVMSGMRFIREFGSNKTFCIKTRSRDTAKHRASIHHRGMTLFNADTSFQQLASLVANGGEIKSTRLSKEFSYEDYLAKNQDDHIVPLFAIDDKQHIHVYAESVELKPGLDWKIIAMITPAKKENNKPTEAAATKS; translated from the coding sequence ATGAGTGAACACGACATAGCCCTTACTGTCGCAGCTATTGGCCTGACTGGCTTTGCCTGCCAATGGGCTGCTTGGCGAATGAAACTGCCAGCCATTTTACTTCTCCTACTCGCCGGCCTCATTGCCGGTCCGGTTACCAATTTACTTGAGCCGAACTTATTATTTGGCGACCTGTTATTTCCACTGGTTTCCCTGTGCGTAGCAATCATCCTCTTCGAGGGCAGCTTGACTCTGGAGTTTTCGCAACTCAAAGAGGTCGGCAACGTTGTCAAACGCCTTATCAGCTTCGGTGCTATCACGACCCTCAGCCTTACCGCCACAGCCTGCCACTTCGTGCTTGACTTCAGTTGGGGGCTTTCACTCCTTTTCGGCAGCCTTACAGTGGTCACTGGCCCCACGGTAATCGTTCCTTTACTTCGAACAGTGAGACCCAATAGTAAGATTGCTAATACGCTTCGCTGGGAAGGCATACTCATCGATCCGATAGGGGCGCTTTGCGCCGTCCTTGTCTTTGAGTTTCTCGCTTCAGGCGCCCACAATGGTGAGTTTAGCCATGTACTCGTAACCTTTGCCACCATGCTCGCTGTTGGGCTCAGCAGCGGCATTGCCGCAGGCATTTTACTTGCGCGCATGCTACGTAATCACTGGCTACCAGAATACCTTCATAATATTGCGACATTAAGCATCCTGCTCACAGTCTTTGTCGTTTCCAATCAATTTGCCGACGAGTCAGGTCTACTCGCCGTTACTGTTTTCGGCATTTGGCTAGCTAACGCGAAAGAAGTCAACGTTCAGCAAATACTTCACTTCAAAGAAAACCTGACGGTTTTATTAATCTCCGGCCTCTTTATCCTTCTAGCAGCCCGTATCGAGTGGGCTGACCTCATCACCCTCGGCTGGCCCATGCTAGCCTTACTGGCGATCATCCAGTTCGTCGTACGCCCTATCGCCATCTCCGTCTCAACCTTTGGCAGTCAGTTCAACTGGAGAGAACGCGCATTACTCGCCTGGATTGCTCCCCGTGGTATCGTCGCAGCCGCTATCAGCGCATTGTTCGCACTGAAGCTTGCCGAGCAGGGCATTGACCATGCCAACCTATTAGTCCCAGCCACTTTTGCCGTCATCATTGGCACTGTCGTCTTACAGAGCTTAACGGCAGCCCCCATTGCACGATTACTTGGTGTCGCTGAGCCCTCGCCAAGCGGCTTCCTGATCATCGGCGCCAACAGTCTGGCCCGTAAAATAGGCGGGGCGCTACAGGACGCTGGTTTCAGAGTCGTTCTCACCGACTCGATTTGGGAGAATATTTCCGCTGCCCGCCTACTTGGCTTAAAGACCTATTTTGGCAACCCCGCATCGAGCCATGCCGATGAGTACCTCGATTTAACAGGGATCGGTCATATGTTGGCGCTGACACCACAACGCCACCAAAACGTTATGTCTGGTATGCGCTTTATTCGTGAGTTTGGTAGCAATAAAACCTTTTGCATCAAGACCCGCAGCAGAGATACCGCCAAGCACCGTGCCTCGATCCATCATCGCGGCATGACACTATTTAATGCAGATACAAGCTTCCAACAACTTGCCTCGCTGGTCGCAAACGGAGGAGAAATTAAGAGCACTCGCCTCAGTAAAGAATTTAGCTACGAGGATTATTTAGCTAAGAACCAGGACGACCACATCGTGCCACTGTTCGCCATTGACGACAAACAGCACATCCATGTCTATGCCGAGAGTGTCGAGCTTAAACCGGGCTTAGACTGGAAGATCATCGCAATGATCACCCCAGCCAAAAAGGAAAACAACAAGCCGACTGAGGCAGCTGCGACAAAATCCTAA
- the phoR gene encoding phosphate regulon sensor histidine kinase PhoR has translation MNYQPAFNREILRVLIFVLPISAVGGAMGYMLPAMLTGCLCFVADHLWRMHRLRRWLENTAALTDLAEADKRVGMVREVALDYSRLRSRYEEQHRRLGAAETYLQEAASSLSDGVIVVGGGGELTWANGSAKKLIGVSFPGHYKKLLVNVIVDQKFIDYFNQCDFSEPLEMVSPTTPHLTLSLSMTFFGAGNRLIFIRDISKVRHLEKMRQDFIGNMSHELRTPLTVIKGYLEVIDMHLDSESSRWRRPITQMQEQAERMENLITDLMWLSRLESVPQEDSDVAVAVAATAREMAEEASIHAAGQGKSFVIEVEDSIQLTGQFKELRSAFNNLVVNACKYSGEDGQVTISWRGNSDGGATFSVSDNGFGIAQHHLSRLTERFYRVDTSRSIATGGTGLGLAIVKHVMMRHDAELTINSEEGVGSTFSCVFPPSRVVRG, from the coding sequence GTGAATTACCAACCTGCTTTCAACCGCGAGATTCTTCGCGTATTAATTTTCGTCCTGCCCATCTCTGCAGTAGGGGGCGCTATGGGATACATGTTGCCTGCCATGTTGACAGGGTGCCTTTGCTTTGTGGCTGATCACCTTTGGCGGATGCATCGTCTGCGCCGCTGGCTTGAAAATACAGCTGCTTTAACCGATCTCGCTGAAGCCGATAAGCGCGTCGGGATGGTTCGCGAAGTGGCGCTTGATTACAGCCGTTTACGCAGCCGTTATGAAGAGCAGCATCGACGTCTTGGTGCCGCTGAAACTTATCTTCAGGAGGCGGCTTCCTCACTTTCTGATGGCGTTATTGTCGTTGGTGGAGGGGGAGAGCTTACTTGGGCTAACGGTTCGGCGAAAAAGTTAATAGGCGTTTCTTTCCCTGGCCATTATAAGAAGTTGCTAGTGAATGTGATCGTCGATCAAAAGTTCATTGATTATTTTAATCAATGTGATTTCAGTGAACCACTAGAGATGGTCTCACCGACGACGCCGCATTTAACACTTTCGCTCAGTATGACTTTTTTTGGCGCAGGCAATCGTCTTATTTTTATTCGTGATATCTCCAAAGTCAGGCACTTGGAGAAAATGAGGCAAGACTTCATCGGTAATATGTCACATGAGCTACGTACACCGCTGACGGTCATTAAAGGCTACCTTGAGGTGATTGATATGCATCTCGATAGTGAGAGTTCCCGCTGGCGTCGTCCGATTACGCAAATGCAAGAGCAGGCAGAAAGGATGGAAAACCTGATTACTGATCTGATGTGGCTGTCGCGCCTAGAGTCGGTGCCGCAGGAGGACTCCGATGTGGCGGTGGCTGTAGCGGCTACGGCGAGAGAGATGGCGGAGGAGGCCTCGATTCATGCGGCGGGGCAGGGGAAGTCGTTTGTCATCGAGGTTGAAGACTCAATACAACTAACGGGGCAGTTTAAGGAGCTACGTAGCGCTTTTAATAACCTGGTTGTTAATGCGTGTAAATACAGCGGTGAGGATGGCCAGGTTACGATTAGTTGGAGGGGTAACAGTGATGGTGGCGCGACCTTTTCCGTATCTGACAATGGCTTTGGTATCGCTCAGCACCACTTAAGTCGTTTGACTGAGCGTTTTTACCGCGTCGATACCAGTCGCTCAATTGCGACCGGTGGCACAGGACTTGGTTTGGCTATCGTCAAGCATGTGATGATGCGACATGATGCGGAATTGACGATTAATAGCGAGGAGGGGGTGGGTTCAACCTTTAGTTGTGTTTTCCCACCGTCACGAGTCGTTAGGGGTTAG
- the phoB gene encoding phosphate regulon transcriptional regulator PhoB, whose amino-acid sequence MSNAKILIVDDEAAIREMLRMNLEFSDFECVEAADAIEAHSKILDEQPDLVLLDWMLPGTSGIELVRRLKKDDGVADVPVIMLTAKADESNKIQGLEGGVDDYITKPFSPRELIARVNAVLRRSGASNDNEKIVVGELVMEPDNHRVLLAGTMINLGPTEYRLLNYFMTHQDRVYSRAQLLDRVWGGNVYVEERTVDVHIRRLRKALQLDSGQDFGVYIQTVRGAGYRFSEQGVTV is encoded by the coding sequence ATGAGTAACGCAAAAATATTGATTGTTGATGACGAAGCGGCCATTCGTGAGATGCTACGAATGAACTTAGAGTTTAGTGACTTCGAGTGTGTCGAAGCGGCAGATGCGATTGAAGCGCATAGCAAGATACTCGATGAGCAACCAGATCTTGTGTTGTTAGACTGGATGTTGCCTGGAACCAGTGGTATCGAGTTGGTGCGTCGCCTCAAGAAAGATGATGGTGTGGCGGATGTCCCTGTCATTATGCTGACCGCTAAGGCTGATGAAAGTAATAAGATCCAAGGTTTAGAGGGTGGGGTTGATGATTACATTACGAAACCTTTCTCCCCGCGGGAACTTATAGCGCGAGTGAATGCCGTTTTGCGGCGTAGTGGCGCGAGTAATGACAATGAGAAGATTGTTGTTGGCGAGCTGGTGATGGAGCCGGATAACCACCGGGTTTTATTGGCTGGTACGATGATTAATTTAGGTCCCACCGAATACCGCCTGTTGAATTACTTCATGACGCATCAGGATCGGGTCTATTCACGTGCACAGCTACTTGATCGCGTCTGGGGAGGTAATGTCTATGTTGAGGAGCGCACTGTCGATGTCCACATTAGACGTTTGCGTAAGGCGCTTCAGCTCGACAGCGGACAAGATTTCGGTGTCTATATTCAGACTGTTCGTGGAGCGGGTTACCGCTTCTCAGAGCAAGGTGTGACTGTTTGA
- the purU gene encoding formyltetrahydrofolate deformylase, whose amino-acid sequence MDRTFRLIISCPDKVGIVAAVSQFVADRDGWMTEANYHADRDTGQFFMHSEILADSLNVSYDEFYTQFAELADRFDMQWRCNDSDVRKKVVLMASHASHCLADILHRWESGELNCDIVAVIANHENLRAMVEWHKIPYHYIDFKGQEKAVANAQVEQQLSTLDPDVIVLARYMQIVPQALCQKYSGKIINIHHSFLPSFIGANPYQKAFDRGVKLVGATCHYVTEQLDEGPILDQDVIRVSHRDSKDDMVRLGKDVERRVLARGLRAHLEDRAMIQGNKTVIFD is encoded by the coding sequence ATGGATCGTACCTTTCGCCTGATTATCTCCTGCCCTGACAAGGTGGGTATTGTTGCCGCTGTTAGTCAGTTTGTCGCTGATCGTGACGGTTGGATGACAGAGGCTAACTACCACGCTGACCGGGATACCGGGCAGTTTTTCATGCACAGCGAGATCCTTGCCGATAGTTTGAATGTGAGTTACGACGAGTTTTATACACAATTTGCTGAGTTAGCAGATCGCTTCGATATGCAATGGCGTTGTAATGATTCTGATGTACGCAAGAAGGTGGTGTTGATGGCGAGCCATGCCTCGCATTGTTTGGCGGACATTTTACATCGCTGGGAGAGTGGGGAGCTAAATTGCGATATTGTGGCGGTGATTGCCAATCATGAGAATTTAAGAGCAATGGTGGAGTGGCATAAGATCCCTTACCATTACATTGACTTTAAAGGCCAAGAGAAGGCGGTTGCAAACGCACAAGTTGAGCAACAGTTGTCAACGCTAGATCCTGATGTGATTGTTTTAGCACGTTATATGCAGATAGTGCCACAAGCCTTGTGTCAGAAATACAGTGGCAAGATTATCAATATCCATCACAGTTTCTTACCTTCCTTTATTGGCGCTAACCCCTATCAAAAAGCCTTTGATAGGGGAGTAAAGCTGGTCGGTGCGACGTGTCATTATGTGACAGAGCAGCTCGATGAGGGGCCGATATTGGATCAAGATGTGATTCGCGTCAGCCATCGTGACAGTAAAGACGATATGGTTCGTCTAGGAAAGGATGTCGAGAGGCGAGTGTTAGCGCGAGGTTTACGGGCGCACTTAGAGGATAGGGCGATGATTCAGGGTAACAAAACTGTCATCTTCGATTGA
- a CDS encoding YgiQ family radical SAM protein encodes MSHTATPLFSYRKHWAECFGPAPFLPMSREEMDVLGWDSCDVIIVTGDAYVDHPSFGMAVIGRLLEAQGFRVGIISQPDWTNKEAFMTLGKPNLFWGIAAGNMDSMINRYTADKKLRHDDAYTAGNIGGKRPDRAVTVYAQKVRECYKGVPVVIGSIEASLRRIAHYDYWSDTVKRSVLVDSKADLLLYGNADRSIVEVAHRLNNGEQISELQDIRGTAFFRKELPKDWVEIDSTEVDRPGVIDKKYSPYQDTEELASCAKNSNSAVTEAMADEIQPIKIFDLNPPRTVATRDKSFIRIPSYEQVKGDEVLYAHASRVMHLETNPGNARALVQRHGKRDVWLTPPPIPLETDELDGVFALPYARNPHPSYNGARIPAFEMIRFSINIMRGCFGGCSFCSITEHEGRIIQNRSEDSIIAEVENIRDKTEGYTGTISDLGGPTANMWRLACKSKEIEESCRRLSCVHPGICKNLGTDQTPLISLYRRARNTPGVKRVLIASGLRYDLAVKTPEYVEELVTHHVGGYLKIAPEHTEEGPLSKMMKPAIGTYDAFKRMFEKFSKAAGKEQYLIPYFIAAHPGTSTEDMMNLALWLKSHGFKADQVQAFYPSPMANATTMYHSGRNPLSAISRKRGEKVTTAKGLRARRLHKAFLRYHDADNWPMIREALKEMGRNDLIGNGKKHLVPRDQPRTWLLEQAEKGRHIKTKHTGLPRNPSDKRHENSNDRRKNALREGEQTTNGSASHGKHQPAKPNRRREEKKAWSATAKGNISESPRPNRGKPASKGGPKKTADASHSHKSKNSRPKSSSKRTRR; translated from the coding sequence ATGTCACACACCGCTACCCCCCTATTCTCCTACCGTAAACACTGGGCAGAATGTTTTGGTCCCGCCCCTTTCTTGCCGATGAGTCGCGAGGAGATGGATGTGCTTGGGTGGGACAGCTGTGACGTCATCATTGTCACCGGTGACGCCTATGTTGACCATCCCAGCTTCGGCATGGCCGTCATCGGCCGGCTACTCGAGGCGCAGGGCTTCCGGGTGGGTATTATCTCGCAGCCAGACTGGACCAATAAAGAAGCTTTCATGACGCTCGGCAAACCCAATCTGTTCTGGGGTATCGCTGCGGGCAACATGGACTCCATGATCAATCGCTACACCGCCGACAAGAAGCTGCGCCATGACGATGCATACACTGCAGGCAATATCGGCGGCAAACGCCCGGACAGAGCGGTCACAGTTTACGCGCAAAAAGTCCGCGAGTGTTACAAGGGCGTACCTGTTGTAATCGGCTCTATCGAGGCCAGTCTGCGACGCATCGCTCATTATGACTACTGGAGCGATACCGTTAAACGCTCTGTACTCGTTGACTCCAAGGCCGACCTGCTTCTCTATGGCAACGCTGACCGCTCAATTGTCGAAGTTGCCCACCGCCTCAATAACGGCGAGCAGATCTCTGAACTGCAAGATATCCGTGGCACCGCCTTTTTTCGCAAAGAACTACCAAAAGACTGGGTTGAGATCGACTCTACCGAGGTCGACCGACCTGGGGTCATCGATAAGAAATACAGCCCATACCAAGACACTGAAGAGCTCGCTAGTTGCGCCAAGAACAGCAACTCTGCTGTCACCGAAGCCATGGCTGATGAAATACAGCCCATCAAGATCTTCGACCTAAACCCACCACGAACTGTCGCGACACGTGATAAGAGCTTCATACGTATCCCCAGCTACGAACAAGTTAAAGGGGATGAGGTACTTTACGCGCACGCTTCTCGCGTGATGCACCTAGAGACAAACCCAGGTAACGCTCGTGCGCTCGTACAACGTCACGGCAAGCGCGACGTATGGCTAACTCCGCCTCCTATCCCACTAGAAACCGATGAGCTTGATGGTGTCTTCGCCCTGCCCTACGCGCGCAATCCACACCCCAGCTACAATGGTGCCCGCATCCCTGCTTTCGAGATGATTCGCTTCTCGATCAATATCATGCGTGGTTGCTTCGGCGGCTGCAGCTTCTGTTCGATTACCGAGCACGAGGGGCGTATCATTCAAAACCGCTCTGAAGATTCTATTATCGCCGAGGTTGAAAACATCCGTGATAAGACCGAGGGCTATACCGGCACAATTTCTGACCTTGGTGGACCAACCGCCAATATGTGGCGCCTAGCTTGCAAAAGCAAAGAGATCGAAGAGAGTTGCCGACGCCTCAGCTGCGTACACCCGGGTATCTGCAAGAATCTAGGCACTGATCAGACACCACTCATTAGCCTCTATCGTCGCGCCAGAAATACCCCTGGTGTCAAACGCGTACTCATCGCATCTGGGTTGCGCTACGACCTTGCGGTAAAGACGCCTGAGTATGTTGAGGAGCTGGTCACACATCATGTCGGGGGCTATCTAAAAATTGCCCCTGAACACACAGAGGAAGGGCCATTGTCTAAGATGATGAAGCCCGCTATCGGCACCTACGACGCCTTCAAAAGGATGTTCGAGAAGTTCTCTAAGGCGGCAGGTAAAGAACAGTATCTAATCCCCTACTTCATCGCCGCCCACCCCGGTACTAGCACCGAAGACATGATGAACCTTGCCCTTTGGCTGAAGAGTCACGGCTTCAAAGCCGATCAAGTGCAAGCTTTTTACCCCTCGCCGATGGCCAACGCTACGACGATGTATCATTCTGGCCGCAACCCGTTAAGCGCTATCAGCCGCAAACGCGGCGAGAAAGTAACGACTGCAAAAGGACTGCGCGCCCGCCGACTACACAAGGCATTCCTGCGCTATCACGATGCGGACAACTGGCCTATGATCCGTGAAGCCCTCAAAGAGATGGGGCGTAACGACCTGATTGGTAACGGCAAGAAGCATCTAGTACCCCGTGATCAACCTCGCACTTGGCTGCTAGAGCAGGCTGAGAAAGGGCGCCACATTAAAACCAAGCACACAGGCTTACCACGCAATCCAAGTGATAAGCGTCACGAAAATAGTAACGACCGCCGTAAAAATGCCCTGCGTGAGGGCGAACAAACTACAAACGGCTCCGCAAGCCACGGCAAACATCAACCAGCCAAGCCTAATCGCAGGCGTGAAGAAAAGAAGGCCTGGTCTGCAACGGCTAAAGGCAACATATCTGAAAGCCCTCGCCCAAACAGAGGCAAGCCAGCAAGCAAAGGCGGCCCTAAAAAAACTGCCGATGCTAGCCACTCTCACAAGAGCAAGAATAGCCGCCCTAAATCAAGCTCCAAACGAACTCGGCGTTAG
- a CDS encoding GGDEF domain-containing protein: MNGENSPLSKFVNRLDALIPEELLADSDTHYRARTLVGMLISYSVIASMIAIILIATIPFDSYLFKLGAGLTLLVAFTFVVILYFIKRCGKLILHTNITVATFYAIVVFSVWIAGGPITSPSTILMSVPPILALCLLDRKYSIAWCLLCASTLIALLVLEVYFQYSFLSMMDSEYQNITRSLSLVAGFTAIVVMALINDSMSRHYKSERDAQHRYIEHMANHDALTGLVNRSKFDHELETLMQEYDRRCNPAAIVLFYIDLNGFKRVNDQYGHAAGDHLLQVLSQRLAGNLRDSDIIGRLGGDEFALVSPTIRHKSDITTICNKLLELLKTPVDFRGQILQVSGSIGVATAELGIAPDQLKHFADEAMYHAKREKLGWHYAERQATASSIA; the protein is encoded by the coding sequence ATGAATGGTGAAAACTCTCCACTATCAAAATTCGTCAACCGACTAGACGCCCTCATACCCGAGGAGCTGTTAGCCGATAGTGACACCCATTATCGTGCCCGCACCCTCGTCGGCATGTTAATTAGCTACAGCGTTATCGCGAGTATGATTGCTATTATCCTCATCGCAACCATCCCTTTCGACAGCTATCTATTCAAGCTTGGCGCTGGTCTAACCTTACTTGTAGCCTTCACCTTTGTCGTCATCCTTTATTTCATCAAACGCTGCGGAAAACTCATTCTACACACCAATATTACTGTCGCCACCTTTTACGCAATCGTCGTCTTTTCGGTGTGGATTGCAGGCGGCCCTATCACATCACCTTCGACGATTTTAATGTCAGTGCCTCCTATTTTGGCACTCTGCCTACTAGACCGTAAATACAGTATCGCTTGGTGCCTACTTTGCGCCTCCACACTAATCGCCCTCTTAGTCTTGGAGGTCTACTTTCAATACAGCTTTCTCAGCATGATGGACAGTGAGTACCAAAACATCACCCGCTCACTTAGCCTCGTCGCAGGATTTACCGCTATCGTTGTGATGGCACTGATCAACGATTCCATGTCGCGCCACTACAAAAGTGAGCGCGATGCCCAGCATCGCTACATTGAGCACATGGCTAATCACGACGCCCTCACCGGCCTCGTCAATCGGAGCAAGTTTGACCATGAGCTAGAAACGCTAATGCAAGAATATGATCGGCGCTGCAATCCAGCAGCCATCGTACTCTTTTACATCGATCTCAACGGCTTTAAAAGGGTAAATGACCAGTATGGCCATGCAGCTGGCGACCATTTACTACAGGTGTTATCTCAACGCCTTGCGGGAAACCTCCGTGATAGCGATATTATTGGCCGACTCGGCGGTGATGAGTTTGCCCTAGTAAGCCCGACCATCAGACATAAAAGCGACATTACAACAATCTGCAACAAACTACTTGAGCTACTAAAAACACCGGTAGACTTTCGTGGCCAGATATTGCAAGTCAGCGGCAGCATAGGGGTTGCCACCGCTGAGCTAGGCATCGCACCCGATCAACTCAAACACTTCGCCGACGAGGCGATGTACCATGCAAAACGTGAAAAACTTGGCTGGCACTATGCTGAACGCCAAGCAACAGCTTCAAGCATCGCCTAA
- a CDS encoding RluA family pseudouridine synthase: MHNSHHADTFEYHHQFSSPSNDPISFLASATELSKQQVKQAMQKGAVWAGTGKKLKQLRRNRQLEAGCGLHLYYNPIVLASEPPTPTLILDKQDYSIWYKPYGMYTQGSKWGDHCTIARWAGKHLDRPSFIVHRLDRATSGLIIVAHAKRTAAALSELFSERKIHKRYLALCQGELTESTTVRAEIDSKNACSHLHPLTTDKQQSLVCIDIETGRKHQIRRHLATIGHPIIGDRLHGQAQPGDPDLQLVAFHLDFICPNTQQTIDITLKPKQLPTSFLRYEVIISTL, encoded by the coding sequence TTGCATAACTCTCATCACGCCGACACCTTTGAGTACCATCACCAATTTAGTAGCCCAAGCAACGACCCTATCAGCTTTTTAGCGAGCGCTACCGAACTATCCAAACAGCAAGTCAAACAGGCGATGCAAAAAGGAGCTGTTTGGGCTGGAACCGGTAAGAAACTCAAACAGCTTCGCCGCAACCGTCAACTGGAAGCAGGCTGTGGACTACACCTGTACTACAACCCGATAGTTCTAGCATCAGAACCTCCCACCCCCACACTAATACTCGACAAACAAGACTACAGCATTTGGTACAAGCCCTACGGCATGTATACCCAGGGATCTAAATGGGGTGACCACTGCACTATTGCACGCTGGGCTGGAAAGCACCTAGACCGCCCCAGCTTCATTGTGCATCGTCTCGACCGTGCCACAAGTGGGCTTATCATTGTCGCCCACGCAAAACGTACAGCTGCAGCACTATCCGAGCTATTCAGTGAACGTAAAATTCACAAGCGTTACCTCGCCCTCTGTCAAGGCGAGCTAACGGAGAGCACGACGGTTAGGGCCGAAATCGATAGCAAAAACGCTTGCTCCCACCTGCACCCCCTCACCACTGATAAGCAACAAAGCCTTGTCTGTATTGATATTGAAACCGGAAGAAAACACCAAATTCGACGTCACCTTGCCACTATAGGCCACCCTATTATCGGTGACCGCCTACACGGTCAAGCACAGCCTGGCGACCCTGACTTACAGCTAGTCGCCTTTCACCTAGACTTCATCTGCCCTAACACACAACAAACTATCGACATTACGCTAAAGCCTAAACAGCTACCAACAAGCTTCTTACGCTACGAAGTCATAATCTCAACCCTATAA
- a CDS encoding DUF1456 family protein, with amino-acid sequence MTNNDVLRRIRYIFSYDDNKMIDLFTQGGLKAKRAEVCDWLKGEETDGYQNLSDRQLATFLNGLINDKRGKREGPQPEPENRVNNNIIFMKLKIAMNLKAEEILDLLERADFNISKHELSAFFRKPGHKHYRECKDQILRNFLKGVELKYHI; translated from the coding sequence ATGACCAACAATGATGTGCTACGCCGTATTCGCTATATTTTCAGTTACGATGACAACAAAATGATCGACCTCTTTACTCAAGGAGGGTTGAAAGCCAAACGTGCCGAAGTTTGTGATTGGCTGAAAGGTGAGGAAACTGATGGGTATCAGAACTTGAGTGATCGCCAGCTAGCAACCTTTCTAAATGGCCTGATTAACGATAAGCGAGGCAAACGTGAAGGCCCGCAACCAGAGCCCGAAAACCGTGTCAATAACAACATCATTTTCATGAAATTAAAAATCGCTATGAACCTCAAGGCAGAAGAGATTCTCGACCTACTTGAGCGCGCTGACTTCAATATAAGCAAGCATGAACTCAGTGCATTTTTCCGCAAACCCGGTCACAAACACTACCGAGAATGCAAGGATCAAATATTGCGCAACTTCCTCAAAGGCGTTGAACTCAAATATCACATATAA